One Falco naumanni isolate bFalNau1 chromosome 13, bFalNau1.pat, whole genome shotgun sequence DNA segment encodes these proteins:
- the WDFY1 gene encoding WD repeat and FYVE domain-containing protein 1 translates to MAAEIHSRPQSSRPVLLSKVEGHQDVVSAALLIPKEDGVITASEDRTIRVWLKRDSGQYWPSIYHTMSSPCSAMAYHHDSRRIFVGQDNGAIMEFHISEDFNKMNFVKTYPAHQNRVSAITFCLASEWVISTGHDKCISWMCTRSGSMLGRHYFTSWASCLQYDHETRHAFVGDYSGQITLLKLEQNTCSVITTLKGHEGSITSLWWDPVQRLLFSGASDHSIIMWDIGGRKGRTLLLQGHHDKVQAICYIQLTRQLVSCSADGGIAVWNMDISREEAPQWLESDSCQKCEQPFFWNIKQMWDTKTLGLRQHHCRKCGQAVCGKCSTKRSSYPIMGFEFQVRVCDSCFESIKDEDRTSLATFHEGKHNISHMSMDISRGLMVTCGSDRIVKIWDMTPVVGCSLATGFSSR, encoded by the exons ATGGCGGCCGAGATCCACTCGCGGCCGCAGAGCAGCCGGCCCGTTCTCCTCAGCAAGGTCGAGGGGCACCAGGACGTGGTGAGCGCCGCGCTCCTCATCCCCAAGGAGGACGGGGTCATCACGGCCAGCGAGGACAG AACAATACGAGTATGGCTGAAGAGAGACAGCGGACAATACTGGCCCAGCATCTATCACACCATGTCAT CACCGTGTTCAGCTATGGCTTATCATCATGACAGCAGACGAATATTTGTAGGCCAGGATAATGGAGCTATCATG gAGTTTCATATTTCAGAGGACTTTAATAAGATGAACTTTGTGAAGACCTATCCAG CCCATCAGAATCGAGTGTCTGCTATTACTTTCTGCCTGGCATCAGAGTGGGTTATCAGCACTGGCCATGACAAGTGTATCAGCTGGATGTGCACCAGGAGTGGGAGTATGCTGGGGAGACATTACTTCACCTCTTGGGCTTCGTGTCTACA ATATGATCATGAAACTCGGCATGCCTTTGTGGGTGATTATTCTGGACAGATCACTCTCTTGAAGCTTGAGCAGAATACATGCTCAGTTATCACAACACTCAAAGGACATGAAG GAAGTATTACTTCCCTGTGGTGGGATCCTGTTCAACGACTGCTCTTCTCAGGTGCCTCTGATCACAGCATTATCATGTGGGATATTGGTGGAAGGAAGGGACGAACACTGCTTCTCCAGGGACATCA TGATAAGGTGCAGGCTATCTGTTACATCCAACTGACACGGCAGCTGGTATCTTGTTCAGCTGATGGGGGAATTGCTGTTTGGAACATGGATATCAGTCGAGAAGAG GCTCCTCAATGGCTAGAAAGCGATTCCTGTCAGAAGTGTGAGCAACCTTTCTTCTGGAATATAAAGCAGATGTGGGACACAAAGACATTAGGGTTGAGACAG CATCATTGCAGAAAATGTGGGCAAGCAGTGTGTGGCAAGTGCAGTACCAAACGGTCAAGTTACCCAATCATGGGATTTGAGTTCCAGGTCCGTGTCTGTGATTCCTGTTTTGAGTCAATCAAGGATGAAGA CCGCACTTCCTTGGCAACCTTTcatgaaggaaaacacaacaTTTCACACATGTCCATGGACATCTCCAGAGGGCTAATGGTGACCTGTGGGAGTGACCGGATTGTGAAG atctGGGACATGACGCCAGTAGTTGGTTGCAGCCTTGCAACTGGCTTCTCTTCGCGCTGA